The genomic stretch TCACGACGTATCAGCAGCAAAGAATCACTGCACAGACGCACATGTAACTCCTCTTCGGTGACTGTGGAATCAATGTCACAttatcatatataaataatggtTTGCAACGTAGATGTAATTTTCATAGTCTACTATACACTTCCTGTACATTCCTTAGTTTGTCATGAGTTTCTATTTGTAATTACGTGTAAATTATTTATGTTGTGCAGTAATAtactttcatttatattatattgtgtagtaattttattgtaaatattttgcaCCCTGGTcttggagaattttttttttttttccattttatatacactatataaacagtactgagacacctgacttttccagccatatgtggttcctctcaacccagccattaggggggcacaagccagtgcactcttagtgccggtcccaagcccgggtaaatggggagggttgcgttaggtagggcatccagcgtaaaacatgtgccaaatcaaatatgcggatcacaaaggagaatttcataccggatcggtcgaggcccgggttaacaacgaccgccacaggtatcgttagccgacagggtactggtggaaattgggctactgttggccgaaggaggagaaggagaggaggaagacgtctacagagacggcaggaaaaggagcagtgtaggagagtagagtttcgggttggtactttaaatgttggtactatgacgggtaaagggagagatagctgatatgatggagaggagaaaggtagatatgctgtgtgttcaggagaccaagtggaaagggagtaaggccaggaacattggaggtgggtttaaactgttttatcatggtgtggatgggaagagaaatggtgtaggggtgattctgaaggaagagtacagtaagagtgtagtggaggtgaagagagtttctgatagggtgatgatcgtgaaggtggaagttgaagggatgatgataaatgtcatcagtgcctatgctccacaagttggctgtgagatggaggaaaaggaaagattctggagtgaattagatgaagtggtagatggtgtacctaggaaagaacgattggtgattggggcagactttaatgggcatgtaggtgaagggaacagaggtgatgaggaggtgatgggtaggtatggttttaaggagaggaatgtggaagggcagatggtggtagattttgctaaaaggatggaaatggcagtggtgaacacgtattttaagaagaaggaggatcatagggtggcgtataagagtggaggaaggtgcacacaggtggactatgtgctatgcaggagatgcaacctgaaggagattggagactgtaaggtgttggcggggacagtgtagctagacagcatcggatggtggtctgtaggatggttttggaggcgaagaagaagaggaggaaagtaaggattgaaagaagaataagatggtggaaactgaaggaggaagagtgtagtgtgaggttcagggaagaggtcagacaggggcttggtggtggtgaagaggtgcggatgattgggcaactactgcaggagtgatgaggaggcagctagaaaagtacttggtgtgacatctggaaatagaaagcaagacaaggagacgtggtggtggaatgaggaagtgcaggagagcattaggggaaagaggttggcaaaacagaagtgggatcgacagagtgatgagaaaagtaggcaggagtacaaggagatgcggcagcaggtaaaagggatgtggcgaaagccaaggaaaaggcatatgaggagctgtataagaggttggacactaaggaaggagaaaaggatttataccgattggccaggcagagggaccgagctcggaaggatgtactgcaagttagagcaataaaggatggagagggaaatgtgttgactagtgaggagagtgtggaGGGAGTATtatgagcagctgatgaatgaggaaaatcacagagagagaaggttggatgatgtgcagttggtgaagcaggatgtagataggattagtaaggaggaagtgagagcagcgattaagaggatgaagaatggaaagtcggttggaccagatgacataccggtagaagcgtggagatgtttaggagagatggcagtggagtttttaaccagattgtttaacaggattctggaaggggagaggatgcctgaggaatggagaaggtgtgctggtaccgatctttaagcataaggagatgtgcagacctgcagtaactacaggggaattaagttgatcagtcacaccatgaagttatgggaaagagtagtggaagccaggctgagagaagaggtgaccatctgtgagcaacagtatggtttcatgccaaggaagagcaccacagatgccttatttgctttgaggatgttgatggagaagtatagaggaggacagaaggaattgcattgtgtatttgtggatttagaaagcgtcgacagagtgccaagagaggagttgtggtattgtatgaggaagtcaggtgtgtcagagaagtatgtgagggtggtgcaggacatgtatgaggacagtgtgacggcagtgaagtgtgcagtaggtacgacagactggttcagggtgaaggttggactgcatcaaggatcggccctgagccctttcctgtttgcagtggtgatggacaggttgacggacgaggtcagacaggagtctccctggactatgatgtttgcagatgatattgtgatttgtggtgagagtagagagcaggttgagaagagcctggagaggtggagatatgcgctggagagaaggggaatgaaagtcagtaggagtaagacagagtacatgtgtgtgaatgagagggagggcagtgggtgatgcggttgcaggaaaagaggtgaagaaggtggaggagttcaggtacctggggtcaacagtgcaaagtaatggagagtgtgttagaagtaaagaaaagagtgcaggcagggtggagtgggtggagaagagtgacaggagtgatttgtgatagtagggtatctgcaagaatgaaagggaaagtttataggactgtggtgagacctgcgatgttgtatggattagagacagtggcattgagtaaaaggcaggaggcagagctggaggtagcagaactgaagatgttaaggttttcgttgggattgacgaggatggacaagattagaaatgagtttattagagggacagcgcatgtaggatgttttggtgacaaggtgagggaggcgagattgagatggtttggacatgtgcagagaagggacatgaattatattggtagaagaatgatgaagatggagccacctggtaggaggaaaagaggaaggccaaggaggaggttcatggatgtggtgagggaagacatgcaggtagttggtgtgaaagaggcagatgtagaggacagggtggtatggagacggatgatccgctgtggcgacccctaatgggagcagccgaaagaagaagaagatgtggttcctctccaaactgttaccactaagttggaggtacacaattctATCGAATGTCTCTGGGTGTCGTGGCGTTAAGTTTTCACTTCACCTAAActagaaacccaaacctgttccagcattagtaagaacaggagctgtgaggatggatttggactgtagttaatgtcaaccgtctgctacactgactcaggactacagcttctgatcaccatcactgtgtttttccttgccacagtcacaaCAATTCAcacatcagggacaaatttctgcttataaagaacatcttattcattctttacaCCACATGATCTGcataaatctgctttgagacaatgttcattattaaaagcgctatacaaatatcGAATATACAAATTGAACGACAGTGCCCCTATGCCCCCCACAAGGCCAGCACTATAtagatctgctttatatgggttggggctttatgaacacaaatctccacaagcacactccaaaatctagtggaacatcttcccagaaagtggaggttattataacagcaaatggggggaataggatgttcaaaaagcacatatgaatcttacgATCaattgtcaataaaaaaaaaatcattcatataGTGTATGGCCTATATAAAATATGGATGACAAATAATTGAGCAAATCATTGGCCAATCGAGAGAAATATAAACCTaaatataactaaatataacATGACTGTTTTCTCAGCCTTGTTATTGACTGACTCTGGAATCACTCCACATACCCACATCCAAGGGATTGGTCATGAAAACAGCTTTGGGGGCCACTCCGAATATCAGTTGGTGATGCCAGGCGTCAGGGATTTCTTCACCTTCTGCCACTCCTCGCTGCATGTTCATGGTGGCTACAGGTACAGCTCTATGCCGAATCCAGTGTGCCAACCAAGACACCAAATTGACCAGCCTCGGGGGGTGGAAACCAAAGAATCTGCCAAGCACTCGTCCACCACTAGCTTCCTTTGCTCCATCTATCAGCTGATTGTGTGTGGCTCCTAAACAATAAATAGTATAAACACAATACATATCATTTGTACACATCCTTGCTCAAAATATTCAACAAACATTAGATTAATACTAAACATAAACAAAGAAATTCAGTAAAATTAACCAACTGGTGAAACTggcactgtatttttttttttttttttaccagctatGATATTTAAAGACCACTGTAACAACTGTATCTCTCTGTGTAACATGTAGTGCAAGGCAATGTACCAGCTTCACTGCGTGAGTGAAGGTAATCAGGCAACAGGGAATTATTCCTCCTCAACTTAGTCTGTACACTGTGGTCAGCTGTTTCTGCTGCTACCATTATCCCCAGAGCCTGGAGCACATCCACCACTGCTGTAGCACCACAAGCTGAAACACCAATCTGAACTGTATGCTTCACTGCAGCTTCTTGAATTGACCACAGAAACGCTCTGTGCTGCTCCTCATTTCCTTCCTCCTCAGTATCTGTAACACTGCTTGCTGTACTGGATAAAACAACCTCCATCTTTTTACCACGGTATTGAATACAAGATGATGtactctaaaaaaataaaaaaataaaaaaaataggaaaacacaatgaaaacacagaaaacaacaaaagtgagtgtGTGCTCTGTGTAATAAATTTCCCAGACAGGGGTGACTTTACTTAGATATTTTCAACAATCCCAAAATAtcttgtgctttttatttaattacttattCTATACAAGtggaaattattaattaaaaatgaatttaccATGAAGTAAGTCATTTACATAGACTTTACTGAACTGACAGGTGCTGGCTATTTTGCCTCACTACTTGGTGTTAAC from Silurus meridionalis isolate SWU-2019-XX chromosome 24, ASM1480568v1, whole genome shotgun sequence encodes the following:
- the LOC124377915 gene encoding uncharacterized protein LOC124377915, producing the protein MEVVLSSTASSVTDTEEEGNEEQHRAFLWSIQEAAVKHTVQIGVSACGATAVVDVLQALGIMVAAETADHSVQTKLRRNNSLLPDYLHSRSEAGATHNQLIDGAKEASGGRVLGRFFGFHPPRLVNLVSWLAHWIRHRAVPVATMNMQRGVAEGEEIPDAWHHQLIFGVAPKAVFMTNPLDVVTEEELHVRLCSDSLLLIRREDVLKRFTTDTPLSLISDHQNDPRWKTLNVEGQVRKMIDEENCEENHLKMTHITIPAAYSSGITLFALKDSSVGQELLSAPELPLL